GTTCAACGTCCTCGTACCGGTTGGTGAGTTCCTTGTCGGTCTTGGCTTGATCCTTGGTACATTCACAACGGTAGCGGCTCTGATGGGTATGGTGATGAACTTTGCCTTCCTGTTCTCGGGTACGATCAGCACGAACCCGTACCTGATTCTGCTTGAAATCTTCATCGTCGTCGCTGGTGCCAATGCTGGTAAAATCGGTCTGGATCGTTGGGTACTGCCTTATCTGAGAGCACATGTGTTCAAACGTCAACCGAAGCCGGATAATGGAACACCGAATACACCGAAGCACAGCGCAGCCTAAGTCAATCAGTTCCCTAAGCTGAATTACCGTAATGCTGGTGGTATGACTCGCAGATCATGCACAGCATTGCAATCGGAATATGCACAACAGCCAGTCTCGTTTATGCGGATATGTCGCATAGAGAGAGCTGGCTGTTTTTTCGTATGAGATTTTCATAATGGAAGATAGATGTATCAATGCTTAGGTAGATGTACAGGCTGCTGAATGGATGGACTTGTGAAAATATGTGTTGAGGATAGAAGTATGAGATAAATCTGCGGAATAGATTACTGTTATTGAGCTATTGATCTATTGAGCTACGTTTGTATGGATCGCTCACATGATTGCGTTTGGGATGACAGCGAATACGAAACTTCTAACGATGGATGATAGATCATTTGTCGTCGTAACCTGTACATATACGTCCCTTATCCTCTATTCGTCGTTCCATTCGTTCCGCCAAACGCACGCTGTATATCCTGCTCGCCCGTTTG
The window above is part of the Paenibacillus sp. JQZ6Y-1 genome. Proteins encoded here:
- a CDS encoding DoxX family protein, which produces MMNTWLRQNKIAMWLLTVLRLYVGFQWIEGGWGKLTGGFDASGFLNNAITLSTGEKPVVKAAWAGFLEHFALPNVGLFNVLVPVGEFLVGLGLILGTFTTVAALMGMVMNFAFLFSGTISTNPYLILLEIFIVVAGANAGKIGLDRWVLPYLRAHVFKRQPKPDNGTPNTPKHSAA